A portion of the Scleropages formosus chromosome 15, fSclFor1.1, whole genome shotgun sequence genome contains these proteins:
- the dusp23b gene encoding dual specificity protein phosphatase 23 — protein sequence MASTPPHNFSWIEPRKLAGMAMPRLPAHYQYLLNNGIKHLVCLCERKPPYHDTCPEITLHHIKIEDFCPPRIDQIERFLSIVEDANSKGQGVAVHCMHGFGRTGTMLACYLVKKKKITGVEAINEIRQLRRGSIETHEQEKAVVQFHSHSR from the exons ATGGCATCTACACCTCCACACAACTTCTCCTGGATCGAGCCACGGAAGCTGGCCGGAATGGCGATGCCTCGCCTGCCTGCCCACTATCAGTACTTGCTGAATAATGGGATCAAACACCTGGTTTGTctctgtgaaaggaaacccCCGTACCATGACACCTGTCCTGAAATAACCCTGCACCACATTAAAATAGAAGACTTCTGTCCACCCAGGATCGATCAGATCGAACGATTCCTGTCCATCGTAGAGGATGCCAACTCCAAGGGTCAG GGAGTAGCTGTGCACTGCATGCATGGATTTGGGAGGACAGGGACCATGCTGGCCTGCTACctggtgaagaagaagaagatcaCGGGGGTAGAGGCCATTAACGAAATCCGACAGCTAAGGCGCGGATCCATCGAGACTCACGAGCAGGAGAAGGCCGTGGTGCAGTTTCACAGCCACAGTCGATAA
- the LOC108934607 gene encoding cardiac phospholamban-like: MDRMQHLTRAAVRRASNIEVNPQTKHNLQGLFINFILILICLLFIYILVLFL, from the coding sequence ATGGACAGGATGCAGCACTTGACCCGCGCGGCCGTCCGGAGAGCATCCAACATTGAGGTGAACCCCCAGACCAAGCACAACTTACAGGGGCTCTTCATCAAtttcatcctcatcctcatctgcCTGCTTTTCATCTACATCCTCGTCCTGTTTCTGTGA